A single region of the Ornithorhynchus anatinus isolate Pmale09 chromosome 6, mOrnAna1.pri.v4, whole genome shotgun sequence genome encodes:
- the LOC103170120 gene encoding uncharacterized protein LOC103170120 isoform X1, whose product MATEAKEEPGHQNLWQSDRLKGAPPLNVHTPYVPLRKPRNLPLGMAIANPVFVSPQGAKGDNSLIQAPFRYSYVPPLRLKDQFSKELDQFSKEDRPHQKLREGAFLPSYLPQPNSRAPHWSSTHHAEEYRRPLAPDDRAGSETSPSASKLAELMVRENGFRLSGPSSSNLKFPWQRVISRCEAGMGEGTREGSPRSGSWMQDTGLPLRPRHPVPKWPQLSFFSSYPLPPPFWAPTQCFPPTPTSPVSSFPYGPMPLSSHFSHSSCPRMPASACFPLPQLPFPSPAPETTKTPKYMEGME is encoded by the coding sequence atggCAACTGAGGCTAAGGAGGAACCAGGCCACCAAAACTTGTGGCAATCTGATCGGCTGAAGGGCGCTCCTCCTCTGAATGTGCACACTCCTTATGTCCCTTTAAGGAAACCCCGAAATCTGCCCCTTGGCATGGCCATTGCAAATCCTGTGTTTGTGAGCCCCCAGGGCGCTAAGGGGGACAATTCCCTCATTCAGGCCCCCTTCCGTTATTCTTATGTTCCTCCACTTCGGCTGAAGGATCAATTCTCCAAAGAGTTAGATCAATTCTCCAAGGAGGACCGCCCCCATCAGAAGCTGAGAGAGGGGGCATTTCTACCGTCATATCTTCCGCAGCCCAATTCGAGAGCCCCCCACTGGTCCTCAACTCACCATGCGGAAGAATATCGGCGGCCTCTAGCCCCAGATGACCGAGCTGGCTCTGAGACGTCACCCTCTGCTTCTAAACTAGCTGAATTGATGGTTCGAGAGAATGGTTTCCGTCTATCTGGGCCGTCCTCTTCCAACTTAAAGTTCCCCTGGCAACGGGTCATCTCTAGATGTGAagcggggatgggagagggaacgAGAGAGGGCAGTCCAAGAAGCGGGAGCTGGATGCAGGATACCGGTCTCCCTTTACGCCCTCGGCATCCCGTGCCAAAGTGGCCGCAACTATCTTTCTTTTCCTCgtacccactccctcctcccttctgggcTCCCACTCAATGCTTCCCTCCTACCCCCACATCGCCAGTCAGCTCCTTCCCCTATGGTCCGATGCCTCTTTCCAGTCACTTCTCCCATTCTTCCTGTCCTCGAATGCCTGCCTCTGCTTGTTTTCCCCTTCCTCagctgccctttccttccccggCTCCAGAGACGACAAAAACACCAAAGTATATGGAGGGGATGGAGTGA